In one Phyllostomus discolor isolate MPI-MPIP mPhyDis1 chromosome 8, mPhyDis1.pri.v3, whole genome shotgun sequence genomic region, the following are encoded:
- the NT5C gene encoding 5'(3')-deoxyribonucleotidase, cytosolic type, protein MAMVTATAAAVRHGGRPVRVLVDMDGVLADFEAGLLRAFCRRFPGEPHVPLAERRGFFAREQYRALRPDLADKVASVYEAPGFFLDLEPIPGAVEAMQQMNALKDTEVFICTSPLLKFDHCVGEKYRWVEKHLGPQFVERIIMTRDKTVVLGDLLIDDKDTIQGQEETPSWEHILFTCCHNQHLALPPTRRRLLSWSDNWREIIDSKRRLGPRAEDGS, encoded by the exons ATGGCGATGGTGACGGCGACAGCAGCGGCGGTGCGGCACGGCGGGCGGCCCGTGCGGGTGCTGGTGGACATGGACGGCGTGCTGGCCGACTTCGAGGCCGGGCTCCTGCGGGCGTTCTGCCGCCGCTTCCCTGGGGAGCCGCACGTGCCCCTGGCCGAGCGCCGCGGCTTCTTCGCTCGGGAGCAGTACCGAGCCCTGCGGCCGGACCTGGCG GACAAAGTCGCCAGTGTGTATGAAGCCCCCGGCTTTTTCCTGGACCTGGAACCCATCCCTGGAGCCGTGGAAGCCATGCAGCAGATGAACGCCCTGAAGGA CACCGAGGTCTTCATCTGCACCAGCCCTCTGCTGAAGTTTGACCACTGTGTGGGAGAGAAG TACCGCTGGGTGGAGAAGCACCTGGGGCCCCAGTTTGTGGAGCGCATCATCATGACGAGGGACAAGACGGTGGTCTTGGGGGACCTGCTCATTGATGACAAGGACACCATTCAAG GCCAAGAGGAGACCCCAAGCTGGGAGCACATCTTGTTCACCTGTTGCCACAACCAGcacctggccctgccccccaccaggagACGGCTGCTCTCCTGGAGTGACAACTGGAGGGAGATCATAGACAGCAAGCGGCGACTGGGGCCCAGGGCCGAGGACGGGAGCTGA